From the Streptomyces sp. Sge12 genome, the window GTGGGCGGGGTGCGCGGAATGGGCGTCCGCCTTGGCCCGCGGCTGATCGGCATTGGCCATGGCCTCGCGGAATCGCGCGTAGCCCGCGAGCTCGGATATGTCGCCCTGGGTGCGGTCGCGTGCCGCCCAGCTGCCCCATATCGCCGCTCCGATCGCGGCGAACAGCGGAATCAGCAACCACGCCAAAGATGCCATGGGCCTGCCTCCCTACCCCGAAGTACGTTTCGTTGGTGGCTTCAACGCTCGTGCCCGTGGGGGGGTTACGCAAATCGAGGGCGTGTTGCGCGGCCGAACGGGTGCGAGGGTACCGCCTTACGGGTGGCGCTCCCCGCCCGGGGGTTCAGCAGGCGCCGACCCACTCCTCGCTGCCGTCGCTGAAGGTCTGGTGCTTCCAGATCGGGACCTCGTGCTTGAGGTCGTCGATCAGCATCCGGGCGGCCTCGAAGGCCTCGCCGCGATGCGGGCAGGACACCGCGACGACCACGGCCAGGTCGCCCACGGCCAGGTCGCCGATGCGGTGCACGGCCGCCAGGGCACGGACCGGGTACTTGGCCACGACGCGCTCGGCCACGCGGCGCATCTCGGCCTCGGCCGTCGGGTGGCAGGAGTAGCCGAGCGAGTCGACGTCCGCCCCGCTGTCGTGGTTGCGCACCGTGCCGACGAAGAGCGTCGTACCGCCCGAGGCGTCGTCGCCGACGGCCTGGAAGACCTCGTCGATCGAGAGGGGGGTCTCGCGGATCTGGAGCAGCCGGATCGGGTCCGAGGCGGCCTGCTCACCGGGGTGGTCGAAGTGCGGTGCCATGCCTTCATCGTGCCCTAGGCGCTGACGCGGCGAAATAGCAGATTCGCCCGGGGCGGGCCGGCCGCCTTGGGAGCCTTCTACAGGACGGGCCGGACCGCGGGCCCGCGGTCCGCCTCGCGGAGGGCGGGCCCGCGCCGGTCCGCCGGCCGGGTCCGGGCCGGCCGGGCCGGGCCGGGCCGGGCCGGTCAGATGCCGCGCCGCTTGCGCGCCAGGCGCACCGCCGCGGCCGCGCCAAGCAGCGCCACCGTCGCACCCGCCGCACCGGCGGCCGTGGCGGCGTCCCTGCGGCCCAGCCGGCGGCCCGCGACCGTGTGGCGGCCCGAGACCTCTTGGAGGAGCTCGGCGAGCACCTCCTCGTTGGTCCAGCGCGGCCGCCAGCCCGCCGCGTGCAGCCCGCTGACGCTGACCACCCAGGGGTGCATCGTGTACGCGAGGTCCCCGGCGGGGGACGGGGTCAGGCCGATCCGGTGCAGCCGGGCCGCGGCGCCCAGCGCGACCGCCGAGGGCAGCTCCATGCGGCGGATGCCGCTCAGCTCCTCGACCTCCTCCTGTTCCAGCCAGCCCTCGCAGCCCACCGCCAGCTCGCCCTCGACCTTCTCCAGGGCCGCGTACTCCAGGGCGCTGACCAGGTCGTCCACGTGGCAGAACTGCCAGGTCGGGCGGGATCCCGCCACCACGAGCAGCCGCGGGGACTCGAAGTACCGGGTGAGGGCGGTGTCGGTGCCGCCGACCAGGACGGCCGGGCGGATCACGGTGACGTTCAGTCCCGGGTGCGCGCGCGGGGCACGGCGGCCCAGGCGCTCGATCTCCAGCAGGTCGCCGACGCCGGTCGCCTCGGCGGTGGCCCGCAGCTCGGAGTCCTCGGACAGCGGGATGTCGTTGTCGGGCAGGGCCCCGTAGACCATCGCCGAGGTGCACAGCACGACGCGGTGCACGCCGGCCGCGGCGGCCGCCGTCAGGACGGTCTGGGTGCCGCGCACGTTGTACGCCGTGCGGGCCGCCGGGTCCGTCTCCAGGTCGAGGTCGAGGGCGAGGTGGACCACGACGTCCGCCCCGCGCAGCTTCTCGGCGATCGCGGGGTCCCGTACGTCGAGGATGTGCCACTGCGCGGCGGCACAGTCCCCCCGCCGCTCGTCGATGGCGACGACCTGCTTGACCTCGTCGGAGGCGGCCAGGCGGCTCACGAGGGCCGCGCCGACTCCGGACGCGGCGCCGGTCACGGCGATCACGGGGCTGCGCCGGCGGATGTCCCCCGGGTTTCGCGGCTGGCGAACGCCGGGGGCGCCGTCACCGTGCTCGGAGCTGTTTTCGTCGTCGGGCGTCGCGCGAAACTGCGGATCTGGGGAACTCACCGGGCGTCTCCAGCGGTTGTCTTCAGTAGGGACGCGCCGTGACGCGTACCCACCAGGTGATGTCCATCCTGCCGCAGCCCAGGAGTCGGCGGAGCACCGAGCCCGGATGCGGCCGCGGTGTCTACGCTGGGTGGTGTTGTCGGACCATTGCCCGTCGGCTCCCGCCGACGGCCCTACGAGCCGAGGAAACCCGTGAGCGACACCCCATTCGGATTCGGCCTTCCGCCGGAGGAGCCGGAAAACGGCGACGAAGGCAAGAAGAAGGGCAACCAGGGCGGTCAGGGCGGCCCGGCGAATCCCTTCGGGTTCCCCGGCATGGGCCTGCCGGGCGGCGCGGGCGCTCCCGGAGCGGACAACCCGTTCGCCGCGATGTTCGGTGGTATGAACCCGAACGACCTGGGCGCCGCGTTCCAGCAGCTCGGCCAGATGCTGAGCTACGAGGGCGGTCCCGTGAACTGGGACATGGCCAAGGACATCGCCCGCCAGACCGTCTCGCAGGGCACCGCGGACGGCGTGAAGGACACGAGCGTCGGCATCGCCGAGAAGTCCGCCGTCGAGGAGGCCGTGCGCCTGGCCGACCACTGGCTGGACGGGGTCACCTCGCTGCCCTCGGGCGCCACCACCGCCGTGGCCTGGAGCCGCGCCGAGTGGGTCGAGGCGACCCTGCCGGTGTGGAAGGAGCTCGTGGACCCGGTGGCGGAGCGGGTCGGCGCGGCTATGGGCGGCGTCCTGCCCGAGGAGATGCAGGCCATGGCGGGCCCGCTGCTCGGCATGATGCGCTCCATGGGCGGCGCCATGTTCGGCCAGCAGATCGGCCAGGCCGTCGGCACCCTCGCGGGCGAGGTCGTCGGCTCCACGGACATCGGCCTCCCGCTGGGCCCGGCCGGCAAGGCCGCACTGCTGCCGCTGAACATCGAGAGCTTCGGCAAGGACCTGGGCGTCCCCTCGGACGAGGTGCGGCTGTACCTGGCGCTGCGCGAGGCGGCCCACGCCCGGCTCTTCGCCCACGTGCCGTGGCTGCGCTCGCACCTGTTCGGCGCGGTCGAGGGCTACGCCCGCGGCATCAAGGTCGACACCTCGAAGCTGGAGGACGTCGTCGGCCAGCTGGACCCGTCGAACCCGGAGCAGCTGCAGGAGGCGCTCCAGGGCGGCATGTTCCAGCCGCAGGACACCCCTGAGCAGAAGGCCGCCCTGGCTCGCCTGGAGACGGCGCTCGCGCTGGTCGAGGGCTGGGTCGACGCGGTGGTGCACGAGGCCGCCAAGCCCCGGCTGACCTCGGCGGACGCGATGCGCGAGACCATGCGGCGGCGGCGCGCCTCGGGCGGCCCGGCCGAGCAGACCTTCGCGACGCTGATCGGCCTGGAGCTGCGCCCGCGCCGGCTGCGGGACGCCTCGCGGCTGTGGGCCTCGCTCACCGACGCGCGGGGCGTGGACGGCCGCGACGGCCTGTGGGAGCACCCGGACATGCTGCCGACGGCCTCCGACCTGGACGACCCGGACGGCTTCGTGCACCGTGAGCAGCTGGACTTCTCCGAGATCGACAAGATGCTCGGCGAGGCCGCCGAGAAGCGCGAGCAGGACGGCGACGAGAAGAAGTGAGCCTGCACGAAGACGCGGTCCTCGTCCTGAAGGCGTACGAGGACCAGCCGGAACTGCGCGATCTCTACCTGGAGCACCTGGCGGCCCACCCGAACGGGGTCTACAAGCCCTGCGGGGCCGGGCACGTCACGGGCAGTGCGCTGGTCATCGACCCGGCGCGCGGCCGCGTACTGCTGACCCTGCACAAGAAGCTCGGCATGTGGCTCCAGATGGGCGGGCACTGCGAGCCCGGTGACCGCACCCTCGCCGAGGTGGCGCTGCGCGAGGCCCGCGAGGAGTCGGGCATCGCGTCCGGGCTGACCCTGCTGGACGGCGGGCCGGTGCGCCTGGACCGGCATGCGATTCCGGCTCCGTGCCACTGGC encodes:
- a CDS encoding molybdenum cofactor biosynthesis protein MoaE yields the protein MAPHFDHPGEQAASDPIRLLQIRETPLSIDEVFQAVGDDASGGTTLFVGTVRNHDSGADVDSLGYSCHPTAEAEMRRVAERVVAKYPVRALAAVHRIGDLAVGDLAVVVAVSCPHRGEAFEAARMLIDDLKHEVPIWKHQTFSDGSEEWVGAC
- a CDS encoding NUDIX hydrolase is translated as MSLHEDAVLVLKAYEDQPELRDLYLEHLAAHPNGVYKPCGAGHVTGSALVIDPARGRVLLTLHKKLGMWLQMGGHCEPGDRTLAEVALREAREESGIASGLTLLDGGPVRLDRHAIPAPCHWHLDVQYAALAPAGAVAEISEESLDLRWFPYEEVAAVADTSVVRLLEATLARLDG
- a CDS encoding SDR family oxidoreductase, encoding MRRRSPVIAVTGAASGVGAALVSRLAASDEVKQVVAIDERRGDCAAAQWHILDVRDPAIAEKLRGADVVVHLALDLDLETDPAARTAYNVRGTQTVLTAAAAAGVHRVVLCTSAMVYGALPDNDIPLSEDSELRATAEATGVGDLLEIERLGRRAPRAHPGLNVTVIRPAVLVGGTDTALTRYFESPRLLVVAGSRPTWQFCHVDDLVSALEYAALEKVEGELAVGCEGWLEQEEVEELSGIRRMELPSAVALGAAARLHRIGLTPSPAGDLAYTMHPWVVSVSGLHAAGWRPRWTNEEVLAELLQEVSGRHTVAGRRLGRRDAATAAGAAGATVALLGAAAAVRLARKRRGI
- a CDS encoding zinc-dependent metalloprotease, with the translated sequence MSDTPFGFGLPPEEPENGDEGKKKGNQGGQGGPANPFGFPGMGLPGGAGAPGADNPFAAMFGGMNPNDLGAAFQQLGQMLSYEGGPVNWDMAKDIARQTVSQGTADGVKDTSVGIAEKSAVEEAVRLADHWLDGVTSLPSGATTAVAWSRAEWVEATLPVWKELVDPVAERVGAAMGGVLPEEMQAMAGPLLGMMRSMGGAMFGQQIGQAVGTLAGEVVGSTDIGLPLGPAGKAALLPLNIESFGKDLGVPSDEVRLYLALREAAHARLFAHVPWLRSHLFGAVEGYARGIKVDTSKLEDVVGQLDPSNPEQLQEALQGGMFQPQDTPEQKAALARLETALALVEGWVDAVVHEAAKPRLTSADAMRETMRRRRASGGPAEQTFATLIGLELRPRRLRDASRLWASLTDARGVDGRDGLWEHPDMLPTASDLDDPDGFVHREQLDFSEIDKMLGEAAEKREQDGDEKK